One genomic region from Ralstonia pickettii DTP0602 encodes:
- a CDS encoding acyl-CoA dehydrogenase (K00249: ACADM, acd; acyl-CoA dehydrogenase [EC:1.3.8.7]), producing the protein METLSAPDASAGAQADWLALAAALGRTFDARAPEIDASGQFVSANYDDLRAHRFFAAAVPQELGGGGLSHRELGAVLRELGKYCGSTALAFAMHTHPVATAAWRWRNQKAPVEGLLKRVAGEQMVLLGSGGSDWLQGSGKATRVDGGYRVDGRKIFASGAPVADLFMTCAVYDDPESGPTVLHFALPMKTPGVQVMSNWHTLGMRGTGSHDVQLEGVLVPDTAIAARRPQGVWHPMMHTVAMIALPLIYSVYVGIAEAARDIALQLARQRRLNAHAVEAAGRLCNEAEAAGMALNAMFDAASGQAPGAVTTNRIMCGRTLAARAVLASVEAAMDLAGGAGFYRDAGLERRFRDAQGARFHPLQASAQQEYAGRMALGLDLDAPTGEVRQAAQ; encoded by the coding sequence ATGGAAACACTATCCGCCCCCGATGCCAGCGCAGGTGCGCAGGCCGACTGGCTCGCCCTTGCCGCGGCACTGGGCCGCACCTTCGACGCACGCGCGCCCGAGATCGACGCCAGCGGGCAGTTCGTCAGCGCTAATTACGACGACCTGCGCGCGCACCGCTTCTTTGCCGCCGCGGTGCCGCAGGAACTGGGCGGAGGCGGGCTCTCGCACCGCGAACTCGGCGCCGTGCTGCGCGAGCTGGGCAAGTACTGCGGCTCGACCGCACTAGCCTTTGCCATGCATACCCATCCGGTGGCCACGGCGGCCTGGCGCTGGCGCAACCAGAAGGCGCCGGTCGAAGGCCTGCTCAAGCGCGTCGCGGGCGAGCAGATGGTGCTGCTGGGCAGCGGCGGTTCGGACTGGCTGCAAGGCAGCGGCAAGGCCACGCGCGTCGACGGCGGCTATCGCGTGGACGGGCGCAAGATCTTCGCCAGCGGCGCGCCGGTGGCAGACCTGTTCATGACGTGCGCGGTCTATGACGATCCGGAAAGCGGCCCCACGGTGCTGCATTTCGCGCTGCCGATGAAGACGCCGGGTGTGCAGGTCATGTCGAACTGGCACACGCTGGGCATGCGCGGTACCGGCTCGCACGACGTGCAGCTCGAAGGCGTGCTGGTGCCCGACACCGCCATCGCTGCGCGCCGTCCACAAGGCGTGTGGCACCCGATGATGCATACGGTGGCGATGATCGCGCTGCCGCTGATCTATTCGGTCTACGTCGGCATTGCCGAAGCCGCGCGCGATATCGCGCTGCAGCTCGCGCGGCAGCGGCGCCTGAATGCGCATGCCGTGGAAGCGGCCGGCCGTCTCTGCAACGAAGCCGAGGCCGCGGGCATGGCGCTGAATGCGATGTTCGACGCAGCCTCGGGCCAGGCGCCCGGCGCGGTCACCACCAACCGCATCATGTGCGGGCGCACGCTGGCCGCGCGCGCGGTGCTGGCCAGCGTGGAAGCCGCGATGGACCTGGCAGGCGGCGCGGGCTTCTATCGCGATGCCGGGCTGGAGCGGCGCTTCCGCGATGCGCAGGGTGCGCGCTTCCACCCGCTGCAAGCCAGCGCGCAGCAGGAATACGCCGGCCGCATGGCCTTGGGCCTGGATCTCGACGCGCCGACCGGCGAGGTGCGGCAGGCCGCGCAATGA
- a CDS encoding flavin reductase (K00493: E1.14.14.1; unspecific monooxygenase [EC:1.14.14.1]), whose protein sequence is MMPALAPLPFATEACNDSGYDDEACSIGHDEAARRALRAALGQFATGVTVVTAAGADGQPVGVTINAFTSVSLAPPLLLWCLARASASLPALRAAPCHAINVLAGGQQALCRRFAARGVDRFAGVDCRPGPCGSVLIAGALATFICTHRSVRAVGDHVVFVVEVVAYASAPGAPLVFHGGAFAAVDAQ, encoded by the coding sequence ATGATGCCCGCGCTCGCACCGCTGCCGTTCGCCACCGAGGCCTGCAACGACAGCGGCTATGACGACGAGGCCTGCAGCATCGGCCACGACGAAGCGGCCCGGCGCGCGCTGCGCGCTGCGCTGGGCCAGTTCGCCACCGGCGTCACGGTGGTGACCGCCGCCGGCGCTGACGGCCAGCCCGTCGGCGTCACGATCAACGCGTTCACCTCCGTGTCGCTGGCGCCGCCGTTGCTGCTGTGGTGCCTGGCGCGCGCTTCCGCCAGCCTGCCCGCGCTGCGTGCGGCGCCGTGCCATGCGATCAACGTGCTGGCCGGCGGCCAGCAGGCGCTGTGCCGCCGCTTTGCCGCGCGCGGCGTCGACCGCTTTGCCGGGGTCGACTGCCGCCCGGGGCCGTGCGGCAGCGTGCTGATCGCGGGCGCGCTGGCGACCTTTATCTGCACGCATCGCTCGGTGCGCGCGGTAGGCGACCATGTGGTGTTCGTGGTGGAGGTGGTGGCCTACGCCTCGGCGCCGGGCGCGCCGCTGGTGTTCCACGGTGGCGCGTTTGCCGCCGTCGACGCGCAGTAG
- a CDS encoding membrane protein, translated as MPRARTALLTTLALLAFAGNSLLCRLALKGTTIDAASFTIARVAAAAVVLWVIVMARRQRERSSGRDGALSGNWLSALALFCYAAAFSFAYMRLSAGTGALLLFGSVQATMTGYGLYAGEPLRARQWIGLALALTGLVWLMLPGLATPPLHSSLMMIAAGIAWGIYSLHGRRAADPVSTTAGNFVRAVPMALALGAVMQAERSLDGTGLRYALLSGAITSGLGYVVWYAVVPQLRAATAATVQLSVPVITAVGGIALLDEALTFRLALSAAAVLGGIALVIAGKRTERA; from the coding sequence ATGCCGCGCGCCCGCACCGCCCTGCTGACGACGCTGGCCCTGCTGGCCTTTGCCGGAAATTCGCTGCTGTGCCGGCTCGCGCTCAAGGGCACCACCATCGACGCGGCCAGTTTCACGATTGCGCGCGTGGCGGCCGCGGCGGTGGTGCTGTGGGTCATCGTGATGGCGCGGCGGCAGCGCGAGCGCTCAAGCGGGCGCGATGGCGCGCTGAGCGGCAACTGGTTGTCCGCGCTGGCGCTGTTCTGCTATGCCGCGGCCTTTTCGTTCGCCTATATGCGGTTGAGCGCGGGCACCGGCGCGCTGCTGCTGTTTGGGTCGGTGCAGGCCACCATGACCGGCTATGGCCTCTACGCTGGCGAGCCGCTGCGCGCGCGCCAGTGGATCGGCCTGGCGCTGGCGCTGACCGGCCTGGTCTGGCTGATGCTCCCCGGCCTGGCTACGCCGCCGCTGCATTCGTCGCTAATGATGATCGCCGCGGGCATCGCGTGGGGCATCTATTCGCTGCACGGCAGGCGTGCCGCCGATCCGGTCTCGACGACCGCGGGCAACTTCGTGCGGGCCGTGCCGATGGCGCTGGCGCTGGGCGCGGTGATGCAGGCCGAGCGCTCGCTGGACGGCACCGGGCTCCGCTATGCGCTGTTGTCCGGCGCGATCACCTCGGGTCTTGGCTACGTGGTCTGGTATGCGGTGGTGCCGCAGCTGCGCGCCGCCACTGCCGCGACCGTGCAGCTGAGCGTGCCGGTCATTACCGCAGTGGGCGGCATCGCGCTGCTGGACGAGGCGCTCACCTTCCGGCTGGCGCTGAGCGCGGCCGCCGTGCTCGGTGGCATTGCACTGGTGATCGCAGGCAAGCGGACCGAACGCGCCTGA
- a CDS encoding tartronate semialdehyde reductase (NADH-dependent; catalyzed the reversible formation of glycerate from tartronate semialdehyde~K00042: E1.1.1.60, garR; 2-hydroxy-3-oxopropionate reductase [EC:1.1.1.60]) translates to MSKIGFIGLGVMGKPMAQHIVDGGHTVFAYKRSGVPQDLLNAGVKACANAEEVARQSETIILMLPDTPDVEQVLFGKEGVADGLADTPGGVTVIDMSSISPIATREFARCIEVLGVDYIDAPVSGGEVGAKAATLSIMVGGKQEVFDRVLPLLQLMGKNITRVGEAGAGQVAKVANQIIVALTIEAVSEALVLAARAGADPARVREALMGGFASSRILEVHGERMIKRTFDPGFRIALHQKDLELALSTARQLGVGLPNTASCQQLFNVCDGLGGAGWDHSGLVRAIEHLSSFAIGDTAAAD, encoded by the coding sequence ATGAGCAAGATCGGCTTTATCGGACTTGGCGTGATGGGCAAGCCCATGGCGCAGCACATTGTCGACGGCGGGCATACCGTGTTCGCCTATAAGCGCAGCGGCGTGCCGCAGGACCTGCTCAATGCGGGCGTGAAGGCCTGCGCCAATGCCGAGGAAGTGGCGCGGCAGTCGGAAACCATCATCCTGATGCTTCCCGACACGCCTGACGTGGAGCAGGTGCTGTTCGGCAAGGAGGGCGTGGCCGACGGCCTTGCCGACACGCCCGGCGGCGTCACGGTGATCGACATGAGTTCGATCTCGCCGATCGCAACGCGCGAGTTCGCACGCTGTATCGAGGTGCTTGGCGTCGACTACATCGACGCGCCGGTCTCCGGCGGCGAGGTCGGCGCCAAGGCCGCTACGCTGTCGATCATGGTGGGCGGCAAGCAGGAAGTGTTCGACCGCGTGCTGCCGCTGCTGCAGCTGATGGGCAAGAACATCACGCGCGTGGGCGAAGCCGGTGCGGGCCAGGTCGCCAAGGTCGCCAATCAGATAATCGTGGCACTGACCATCGAGGCCGTCAGCGAGGCGCTGGTGCTGGCCGCGCGCGCCGGCGCCGATCCGGCGCGCGTGCGCGAGGCGCTGATGGGCGGCTTTGCCAGCTCGCGCATCCTGGAAGTGCATGGCGAACGAATGATCAAGCGCACCTTCGACCCGGGCTTCCGCATCGCGCTGCACCAGAAGGACCTGGAACTGGCGCTGTCCACCGCGCGCCAGCTCGGCGTGGGGCTGCCCAACACGGCGTCGTGCCAGCAGCTGTTCAATGTCTGCGACGGACTGGGCGGCGCCGGATGGGACCACTCGGGCCTGGTCAGGGCGATCGAGCACTTGTCCTCGTTCGCCATCGGCGACACCGCGGCGGCGGACTGA
- a CDS encoding integrase: MTKIKLTKSVVDAAKAQTSDVELRDTIVPGFICKVTPTGRKVFMLQYRTNSGMRRKPALGQFGELTVELARSLAPDWLAEVRRGGDPGHDKAKARKAPTVNELCLRFMEDHSKLHNKPSTRRSYQHQIDCFVIPAFGSKKVHEVTRQDITTLMKRMEKSPIQANRTLACICKMFNLAKVWGYRPDGSNPCRHVPKYPENGTTRLITDEQMVKLFAYLDKAEAEGLEHSIHLLAVRLQFEFAARMSEVRLLQWDWLDLSNGRVVWPDSKTGGMSKPLSEEAHRLLSNAPRYGDSPYVCPAILDHSRPLSPASYYHAWLRILERAGVPKVGTHGIRHRAATDIANSGIPVKVGMALTAHKTLAMFMRYVHTEDDPVRQAAELVASRRKMITGARQAEGVTK; this comes from the coding sequence ATGACTAAGATCAAGCTGACCAAGAGCGTTGTTGATGCTGCAAAGGCACAGACCAGCGACGTCGAACTCCGGGATACGATCGTTCCGGGCTTCATATGCAAGGTAACACCAACCGGCCGCAAAGTGTTCATGCTTCAGTACCGCACGAACTCGGGTATGCGGCGTAAGCCGGCGCTCGGCCAGTTCGGCGAGCTGACCGTCGAACTGGCGCGGTCGCTGGCCCCGGACTGGCTAGCCGAAGTCCGGCGCGGCGGCGACCCTGGACATGACAAGGCCAAAGCCCGCAAGGCGCCTACCGTCAATGAGCTCTGCCTCCGGTTCATGGAGGACCACTCCAAGCTACACAACAAGCCAAGCACGCGGCGCTCGTATCAGCACCAGATCGACTGCTTTGTCATCCCGGCCTTCGGCAGCAAAAAAGTCCACGAGGTCACACGGCAGGACATCACCACGCTGATGAAGCGTATGGAAAAGTCACCCATCCAAGCCAATCGGACGCTGGCATGCATCTGCAAAATGTTCAACCTGGCCAAGGTGTGGGGTTACCGGCCCGACGGCTCCAACCCTTGCCGTCACGTGCCTAAGTACCCGGAGAATGGCACGACCCGCCTCATCACCGATGAGCAGATGGTCAAGCTGTTCGCATATCTGGACAAAGCCGAGGCGGAGGGGCTGGAGCATTCGATCCACCTGCTTGCCGTCCGGCTGCAATTCGAGTTCGCGGCGCGGATGTCGGAGGTCCGGCTTTTGCAGTGGGATTGGCTCGATCTGTCCAACGGCCGGGTGGTGTGGCCGGACAGCAAGACGGGCGGTATGTCCAAGCCCTTGAGCGAGGAGGCCCATCGGCTTCTGTCGAACGCGCCGCGCTACGGCGATTCACCCTATGTCTGTCCCGCCATCCTTGATCACAGCAGGCCGCTCAGTCCGGCATCCTACTACCACGCATGGCTGCGCATCCTCGAGCGCGCCGGCGTTCCGAAGGTCGGCACCCACGGCATCCGCCACCGCGCTGCCACGGATATCGCCAACTCCGGCATCCCGGTCAAGGTCGGCATGGCGCTGACAGCGCACAAGACCTTGGCGATGTTCATGCGTTACGTCCACACGGAAGACGATCCCGTGCGCCAGGCTGCGGAACTGGTGGCGAGCCGGCGCAAGATGATCACTGGAGCGCGGCAGGCCGAAGGAGTGACGAAATGA
- a CDS encoding hypothetical protein (K12396: AP3D1; AP-3 complex subunit delta-1) — MSRGRHATPVKLAKKEQQELLSLIERKTAAQRDVMRARIALWAHEGHSNTVIARELDVSVQTVCLWRKRIAKHGAQGIREGERSGRPPRITHEARLQLIALACEPQEPEGRVTATLDEIVARAVERGVVGQISRSQVQRILQAGDVRPHRVQQWLHSPDPAFREKVNGICKLYRKAPRNAVVLSIDEKTGIQAIERKYPGRAPAPGRLRRREFEYIRHGTQALIAALDVHTGQVLAECRDRRTQDDLVAFMERVASAYPGKQVHVVWDNLNTHRAQAVWQAFNARHDERFHFHFTPLHASWVNQIELWFARYTRRVLRHASHTSIVHLRERTEQFVRAHNLAARPFKWSFRGYPLQTGAS, encoded by the coding sequence ATGAGTCGAGGCCGCCATGCAACGCCAGTGAAGCTGGCGAAGAAAGAACAACAGGAATTGCTATCGCTGATCGAACGCAAGACGGCTGCACAGCGAGATGTCATGCGCGCACGAATAGCGTTGTGGGCCCACGAGGGCCACTCCAATACCGTCATTGCGCGGGAATTGGATGTATCGGTACAAACGGTCTGCCTGTGGCGTAAGCGCATTGCCAAGCACGGTGCCCAAGGCATTCGCGAGGGCGAGCGTAGTGGCCGTCCGCCACGCATTACGCACGAGGCGCGACTACAGTTGATCGCGCTGGCATGTGAACCGCAGGAACCTGAGGGACGGGTCACGGCCACGCTGGACGAGATTGTGGCGCGCGCCGTGGAGCGCGGCGTCGTCGGGCAGATCAGCCGCAGTCAGGTGCAGCGCATTCTGCAGGCCGGCGACGTGCGTCCGCACCGGGTCCAGCAGTGGCTGCACAGCCCGGATCCGGCCTTTCGCGAGAAGGTCAATGGGATATGCAAGCTGTACCGCAAGGCGCCTCGAAACGCGGTGGTGCTCAGTATCGACGAAAAAACCGGCATTCAGGCCATCGAACGCAAGTACCCGGGACGCGCTCCCGCGCCGGGGCGACTGCGTCGGCGTGAGTTTGAATATATTCGTCACGGCACCCAGGCGTTGATTGCCGCGCTGGACGTCCATACAGGACAGGTGCTGGCAGAATGCCGCGACCGGCGCACCCAGGACGATCTGGTCGCCTTCATGGAGCGCGTGGCAAGTGCGTACCCGGGCAAACAGGTGCACGTCGTGTGGGATAACCTCAACACGCATCGCGCCCAGGCCGTGTGGCAGGCATTCAACGCGCGGCACGATGAGCGGTTCCACTTCCACTTCACGCCATTGCACGCGAGTTGGGTCAATCAGATCGAACTCTGGTTTGCCCGCTACACGCGCCGGGTACTACGCCATGCGAGCCACACCAGCATCGTGCACCTGCGCGAGCGCACCGAGCAGTTTGTCCGCGCACACAATCTGGCGGCACGCCCGTTCAAATGGAGTTTCCGGGGCTATCCGCTGCAAACCGGCGCATCGTAA